Genomic window (Thermanaeromonas sp. C210):
TCCAGCATCCATGGATGGAGAACGACTGCCTGTTTGCCGACATCATTTTACCTATTAACACGAAATTTGAAGAAGACGACATTGGGGTAGACATATTGAGCGGGAATTTCAATCTCCTTTTCTATGAGGGTCAGTGTATCGAGCCCATTGGCGAATCCAAGAGCGACTACGAAGCAGTGGCGGAAGTGGCCAAAAAACTCGGCCTCTATGAAGAATATACCCGGGGTAAGAGCGTAGAGGACTTGATCAGGGCCGGGTTCGAGCAGTCCGGGGTAAGTGAGATGATAAGCTATGAGGAGTTCCGGCAGAAAGAATATTTTGTAGTGCCCACGGCACCGGACTGGGAAAAGGATGCCCCCGGCTTTAGCGACTTCTACACAGACCCGGAAAACAATCCCTTGGACACGCCCACAGGTAAGATCGAATTTTATGCCACCGGTCTGGCCGAGAACTTCCCGGATGATAAGGAGCGTCCGCCGGTGCCCCATTGGATACCTTACGGGGAGAGCCATCAAGAAAGCCTGCTGCATCCCCGAGCCCAGAAGTATCCTTTCCTTATAGTTTCCAACCATCCCCGGTGGCGGGTACATGCCCAGCTGGATGACGTACCCTGGCTGCGGGAGATTCCCACCTGCAAGGTTAAGGGGCCCGATGGATATTTATACGAACCTGTGTGGATCAATCCGGTGGATGCGGAGAGGTTGGGGATCAAGAGCGGAGACGTGGTCAGGATATATAACGATCGCGGTTGGGTGCTCGGCGGGGCATATGTTACCGAGCGCATAATGCCGGGGGTAGTTTATCAGGATCATGGTGCGAGATTGGATCCGATAGTACCCGGTGAAAGTGACCGCGGTGGCGCTAATAACTTGATTTGCCCTACTAACACGACCTCCAAAAACTGTGCCGGAGAAGTTACCAGCGGTTACCTTGTAGGCGTAGAAAAGGTGGACATCGAGGAGCTGAAGAAGCAGTATCCGGACGCCTTCAACCGGCCCTACGATCCGTACTATGGAGTTCGCCTGGAAGCATGGATTGAGGGGTGATCCAGAATGAAGGTATTTGTGATCGATGTGGCCAGGTGTAACGGGTGCTACAGTTGCCAGTTGGTCTGCAAGGACGAACATGTCGGCAACGATTGGTCGCCCTATGCCAAACCCCAGCCGGATACGGGCCATTTTTGGATGAAGATAAAGGAGACGGAGCACGGCAGCGTTCCCAAAGTCAAGATTGAATATCGCCCGACGCCCTGCATGCATTGCGACAACGCTCCTTGTATTAAGGCGGCCGGGGACGGGGCGGTATACAAGAGAAGGGACGGCCTGGTTATTATCGATCCAGAAAAGGCTAAAGGGCGTAAGGATCTGGTGGCGTCCTGCCCCTACGGCGCTATTTACTGGAATGGGGAATTAAACCTCCCGCAGAAATGCACGGGATGTGCCCACCTGATAGATGCAGGCGAAGTACCCCGCTGCGTAGACGCTTGCGGGGTGGAAGCCATTAAGTTTGGCGAAGAAGAAGAATTAAGAGGTCTGATCGCCCAGGCTGAGGTTTTACAGCCCGAGATGGGGCTAAAACCCAAGGTATACTATCTAAACCTCCCCAAATTCTTTGTAGCAGGAGATGTTTATGATCCGGTGCTCGATGAAGTCCTCGAGGGAGCCCAGGTAACCCTCATAAATGAGGAAACCGGCCGTACATGGACGGAGACCACGGACGATTTCGGGGACTTCTGGTTCAGGCGCTTAGGACCCGGCAGTTATACCCTTAAGGTTGAGAAGAACGGCTACCGCCCCTACATGGTGCAGCAGCTAAAAGTTGATAGGAGCCTTAACGTCGGCAGTATCGGCCTGGAGCGGGCGCAAGGGTGATGCCTCTGACCCTTAATCACCTTTAACGGGTCTCTTCGCCCCGCGAGCGGGAACGCCTGGGGGTACCAGGGTAAGCCCTTATTAAAGGGCCACTGGTACCCCCAGGCTTACTAGGGGCCATTCTTGAAACTCCTGGTATTTATAAGAAGCAAGGAACCTGCTAAAAGATGGGGTTGCTCTGTCCCGGGTACAGCATATATATTCTCAGGAACTCGGAGAGATATAGCCGCATGAGAGGAGGTCTTGGGGTGAAGAGGAAAGCCTGGGCGGTTATGTGGGCGGCCTATCTGGGAGGCGTGGCCGTGGCTATGAACCAGGTTAAAGTCCCGCCGGTGATGGGAATCCTCATGGAGAGTCTTAACGTAAACATGGCCACGGCCGGATGGCTAATGTCGGTTTTTTCGGTCGCCGGGGTTATCCTAGCCTTTCCGGCGGCGTTGCTTCTTGCTCGGTGGGGCCCCAAAGTAAGCGGACTAATAGGTCTTGGCTGTTGCATCTTAGGTTCGATCATGGGGGCCTTGGCCCAGGGACCGGAGGCCATGCTGGTGGGCAGGGCCATCGAAGGCATAAGCCTGGCCTTAATTGCGGTGGCGGCTCCGGCAGTAATCGGCGTGTGGTTTGAACCTCAGGAACGGGGATTGCCCATGGGAATCTGGTCCACATGGATGCCCGTGGGAACTTTCCTTATGTATAACGTGGCCAATCCCATGGAGAAGCTTTGGGGTTGGGCGAGCATCTGGTGGTTTGGAGCCGCCTTTGCCCTGCTGGCATTCATAATGTACGGTGCTGTAGTAACTCTGCCGGATAGAGCAGAGAGCGTAGACGTGGCCCAGGATAACCTAGGGCTATCCTTAGGTTTAGGCTTAAGAAGCGCCAGCAGCTGGTTACTGGCCTTCTCCTTTACCGGGTTCAACTTTAGTTTCATAGGTTACGCTACGTGGGCTCCTTTGTTTTGAAACCAGGTGCATAACATAGACCCGACGGCGGCCAGTTTTTATGTCAGCTTAACAACATTAGTATGTATACCTGGCGGTATAGTAGCCGGTTGGGTATTGGACCATACGGGAAATCGTAAGGGTGTATTGGCCACAGCCTTCGTGATAGCCGCTATCCTGCTCCTTGGAGCCTTCAAATTGGGGAGCAATGTTTTGACCATAGTTCTGTACTTTGTTGCCCTGGGTTTGACCATCAGTTTTATTCCTACCACAATTTATACTTTGGCACCGGAGACGGTTCCGGATCCGCGCCTGGCCGGGGTGGCTCTGGCTACCCTGGCCTTGGGACAGAATGGTGGCATGCTTCTGGGCCCTCCTGTAATTGGTCGGGCAGTCGCAGGTGGGAGCTGGGCGGACGGAACCTATCCTATGGTAATCGGCAGTATTGTGGCTCTGATAGCTGCTTTGCTGGTGCGCACCCGGGCCAAAGGGGAATAGAGCAGCAGATGAGGGTCCCCCAACGAACCTCACCCTGCCTAACTCCCGGGATCTTGTGGCTCTAAAAGAGAGAGTCCTCTCTCGTTTTGGGAAAAGTCTTTAAACAACAAGGTAGCCCCTGGCAAGGGGATCAGCGCTCTTTCTTTTATCTCAAGGCTTTGATCCTATATAAGGTGCGGGATGGCATGTTTCTTGCATAGAAATCAAGGACCGGTGAGGTGGAGAGCTTGGTTTGTGATTCTGAAGTAGGGGAAGGAAGCATATGGGAGTTATGTACGGCCCGCGGAGACCGGAAAACCCGGATAAGGTATCCAACCTAGCTGGGGGGACGGGAAAAGGGACCACAGGAGTCTAGAGAAGGCGTTGCCAAGGGTTCCGAACTTCCCAGGAAAGCGATAATAAAAAAATAGTCTTCAGGAGAGGTAGGACCGATGGAGGAACTCAAAAAGGCAGCTTGTTTTTTCTGCCACATGAACTGCGGGATGCTGGTAAAGGTGGTAGACGGCCGGCCGGTGGCGGTCTACGGCGATCCCGAGCATCCCTTCAACCAGGGAGCCCAGTGCCCCCGTGGGGCATCGGCTCTGGATCACCTCTATCACCCCAACAGGCTGAACTATCCCCTTAAGAGGGTCGGGGCCCGCGGGGAAGGTCGTTGGCAGAGGATAAGCTGGGAACAGGCCATTACCGAGATAGCGGCCAAGCTCCAGGAATTGAGGCAGAAATACGGCCCGGAAAGTGTCGCCTCCGCGGGCGGCACGAACCGGACCGACGACTGGGCGCGGCGGAGGTTTTTCAACCTGTTCGGCAGCCCCAACGTTACCCATACCGCTCCGGTGTGCTGGATACCCAACTTTCTGGTGGAAACCGCCATGTACGGCTGGAGCGCCTTTGATTCCGAGGTCATGGGCAGCCGGTGCGTGATCGTTTGGGGCCATAATCCTGCCGCCTCCTATCTTCCGGAGATGCGCGCCCTGCTGGAAGCGAGGCAGAGTAACGGCACGAAAATAATCGTGGTGGATCCCCGCTTGAGTGAGACGGCCGCCAAGGCGGACTTGTGGTTGCCCATCCGTCCGGGAACGGACGTGGCCCTGGCTTTGGGCTTCCTGAACGTCATAATAAACGAGGAGCTCTACGACCACGATTTCGTTGAGAACTGGACGGTGGGCTTTGAGGAGCTGCGGAAACGCGTCCAGGAGTACACCCCGGAGTGGGCCGAGGAAAAGACGGGTGTCCCGGCGGACAAGATCGTCCTGGCAGCCCGCATGTACGCGACCCTCAAGCCTGCCTGCATCCAATGGGGCGTGGCTACGGACCAGCTTGGCCGGGCCACCAGCGCAGGAGCCCAGGCCCGGGCAACCCTGCGGGCCATCTGCGGCAACCTGGATGTACCGGGCGGGGATGTGATGCCCGGTCCCCATCCAACTCTCATAACAGATGTGGAAATGGAGCTGAACGAACTCCTAAGTGAAGAGCAGAGGGCCAAGCAGCTGGGCAGCGACCGCTTCAAGCTCAACTCCTGGCCGGGTTACCGCCTGCTCCAGGAAAACCTGGTGAGGGTCTGGGGCAAGGGCATACCGGCCGAGTGGTTCTGCGAAGCCCATCCCCCTACCCTATGGCGGGCCATCAGGTACGGGCAGCCTTACGCCGTTAAGGGGCTTATAGTCCTGGCCGACAACCCCCTGACTTCCTACGGCAACAGCCGGCTTGTGTATGAGGCCTTAATGGAGCTCGAGCTTTTGGTGGTAATGGACTACTGGGTAACGCCCACGGCCATGCTGGCTGACTATGTGCTGCCTGCGGCGTCCTGGCTGGAGAGGCCGGTGCTCACCAGCACCTACGGAGTGTCCGATTGGATCATCGCTTCCGAGCGTTCCACGGCTCCCCTTTTTGAACGTAAGACGGACTATGAATTCTGGCGGGCTTTGGCCCTTAAGTTGGGCCAGGGGGAATACTGGCCGTGGGAAAGCCTGGAGGAAGCAGCCCTTCACCGGCTGGAGCCCCTGGGTTACGAGCTTACTTCCTATGAAGACTTCGTCCACCAGATAAGATTCGACTTTGCCCCCCGGGAGTACTACAAGTATCTCAATCAGGGTTTTGCCACGCCTTCAGGCAAGGTAGAGCTTAAGAGCTCCATATTAGAGAAGCTGGGATACGACCCCCTGCCCCATTACGTAGAACCCTTGCCTCCTTCCACGAACGCCTCGGAGTACCCCCTGATACTGGTGGCCGGCGGTGGATTTATGCCCTACTTTCACTCCGAGCACCGTCAGATTACCAGACTCCGTTTGCTGCATACCGAGCCGAAGGTATCTATTAATCCGGAGACGGCCAAAGAATTGGGTATAAGAGAGGGGGAGTGGGTATGGATCGAAACCGCCAGGGGTCGGGTGAAACAGAAGGCCTGGCTCACCACCCAGGTACCCTCCGGTGTTATCCAGGCCGAGCGGGGATGGTGGTACCCGGAAAAGGACCCACGGGAGCCGGTCCTCTACGGGGTTTGGGAGTCCAACATTAACGTATGCGTAGACGACGAACCGG
Coding sequences:
- a CDS encoding 4Fe-4S dicluster domain-containing protein translates to MKVFVIDVARCNGCYSCQLVCKDEHVGNDWSPYAKPQPDTGHFWMKIKETEHGSVPKVKIEYRPTPCMHCDNAPCIKAAGDGAVYKRRDGLVIIDPEKAKGRKDLVASCPYGAIYWNGELNLPQKCTGCAHLIDAGEVPRCVDACGVEAIKFGEEEELRGLIAQAEVLQPEMGLKPKVYYLNLPKFFVAGDVYDPVLDEVLEGAQVTLINEETGRTWTETTDDFGDFWFRRLGPGSYTLKVEKNGYRPYMVQQLKVDRSLNVGSIGLERAQG
- a CDS encoding MFS transporter; translated protein: MKRKAWAVMWAAYLGGVAVAMNQVKVPPVMGILMESLNVNMATAGWLMSVFSVAGVILAFPAALLLARWGPKVSGLIGLGCCILGSIMGALAQGPEAMLVGRAIEGISLALIAVAAPAVIGVWFEPQERGLPMGIWSTWMPVGTFLMYNVANPMEKLWGWASIWWFGAAFALLAFIMYGAVVTLPDRAESVDVAQDNLGLSLGLGLRSASSWLLAFSFTGFNFSFIGYATWAPLF
- a CDS encoding MFS transporter, with the protein product MHNIDPTAASFYVSLTTLVCIPGGIVAGWVLDHTGNRKGVLATAFVIAAILLLGAFKLGSNVLTIVLYFVALGLTISFIPTTIYTLAPETVPDPRLAGVALATLALGQNGGMLLGPPVIGRAVAGGSWADGTYPMVIGSIVALIAALLVRTRAKGE
- a CDS encoding molybdopterin-containing oxidoreductase family protein, yielding MEELKKAACFFCHMNCGMLVKVVDGRPVAVYGDPEHPFNQGAQCPRGASALDHLYHPNRLNYPLKRVGARGEGRWQRISWEQAITEIAAKLQELRQKYGPESVASAGGTNRTDDWARRRFFNLFGSPNVTHTAPVCWIPNFLVETAMYGWSAFDSEVMGSRCVIVWGHNPAASYLPEMRALLEARQSNGTKIIVVDPRLSETAAKADLWLPIRPGTDVALALGFLNVIINEELYDHDFVENWTVGFEELRKRVQEYTPEWAEEKTGVPADKIVLAARMYATLKPACIQWGVATDQLGRATSAGAQARATLRAICGNLDVPGGDVMPGPHPTLITDVEMELNELLSEEQRAKQLGSDRFKLNSWPGYRLLQENLVRVWGKGIPAEWFCEAHPPTLWRAIRYGQPYAVKGLIVLADNPLTSYGNSRLVYEALMELELLVVMDYWVTPTAMLADYVLPAASWLERPVLTSTYGVSDWIIASERSTAPLFERKTDYEFWRALALKLGQGEYWPWESLEEAALHRLEPLGYELTSYEDFVHQIRFDFAPREYYKYLNQGFATPSGKVELKSSILEKLGYDPLPHYVEPLPPSTNASEYPLILVAGGGFMPYFHSEHRQITRLRLLHTEPKVSINPETAKELGIREGEWVWIETARGRVKQKAWLTTQVPSGVIQAERGWWYPEKDPREPVLYGVWESNINVCVDDEPDTCDPLCGSWCTRSIPCRVYRVEG